In Tursiops truncatus isolate mTurTru1 chromosome 9, mTurTru1.mat.Y, whole genome shotgun sequence, a single genomic region encodes these proteins:
- the LOC109548188 gene encoding hyaluronidase-like isoform X2 has product MALSEKIKTEDLVHAVGESAALGTAGIILWGGYEYSDSKETCLSVQKFIQGPLDRYAVNVTTAAKLCKVYVIIMEDVFEKHLNPPPICICLKVAVRNMP; this is encoded by the exons GAGGACTTAGTACATGCAGTTGGTGAGAGTGCAGCATTGGGGACGGCAGGAATAATATTGTGGGGAGGATATGAATATTCTGATTCAAAG GAGACCTGCTTGTCTGTGCAAAAATTCATTCAAGGGCCATTGGACCGTTATGCTGTTAATGTGACAACAGCAGCCAAACTCTGCAAAGTCTATGTCATAATAATGGAAGATGTGTTCGAAAAGCACCTGAATCCTCCTCCTATCTGCATATGCCTGAAAGTAGCAGTAAGAAATATGCCCTAA